In Nitrospira sp., one genomic interval encodes:
- a CDS encoding efflux RND transporter permease subunit: MWLTLLALRNRIGILMLSLAMVILGATSLERLPVDLFPNIQVPVAFVGVIYKGAPPLDIEQSVIYPIEKAVSSASNVEHVESFAKQGIGAVQVWFNWGADINVGQMEVMQRITQILNSLPPGILQPFIVKFDVSNIPVAFVTVSGGNLDERALYDVAYNTIAPQIEQISNVAAATVEGGKIRQININLDPSLLEARGLSILDVVKAVKASNLILPSGDIKAGNLDYNVFTNTQFKTVEPIADVVVKIDPRGNPVRVRDVGTLADSSDIQTNVVRTDGKRSVYLRVNKQPIANTVEVVDALRKAIPNMIGIPPGVQLGISFDQSVYIRQSIRNLIEQAFHGSLLAAAVILVFLRNVTSTLIISVAIPLSILVTFIVLYFTNQTLNVFTMGGLALGIGRLVDDSIVELENIQRHLNVDRNRWDAIVNAAREVAMPIFASTVTTVVVFLPMFFVVGIARLLLIPLTLTIAIALFTSFFVSRTVTPALCYRFLKSEEEAHRNLPRWFVKIMQWSERRYAALDEGYERSLRWVLGHRRALLVTVVTIFVGTLGLLPFIGTEFLPVSDESQFRIVLRAPVGQRVERTVEQVAEVERVLREQIPPNELEAIASSTGVLAQGRSSLFNPNTGPHTSVISVYLASPDKRRRSQVEIMNQVRPLVVKLFPGVAMFFDPGGLVKRVTSFGSQKAIDVEIYGYDFEKARTLIRQVQDSMQKIPGMADIEVSREENYPEVNVVVDREKAALLGVSETDVANAVLYSLNGNGQTDPIIFTDPQNGNEYYISAWLAEEHRKDLADIERVLLTTKTGEPVLLKNLAALKLNAGPVKIERKYFQRVVHITANPVGRDLGTIAEDLEAAFAGLQVPPGFSIRLAGQIQQQRETFQGLLFASLLALVLVYMVMAAQFKSLIDPFIIMFSVPMGVPGVIIMLYLTNTTISTSSMMGIIMMLGIVVSNGVLLVDYTNVLRRRGQPLAAAVLTASRTRLRPILMTSLATVVGLIPMALGLGTGSETNAPLARAVVGGLTVSTILTLFLVPTVYTMLEERFPRQAEELAEADPSPEGSCVQQ, translated from the coding sequence ATGTGGCTGACACTCCTCGCGCTGCGTAACCGCATCGGCATCCTGATGTTGTCCCTGGCCATGGTCATTCTGGGGGCGACCTCGCTCGAGCGGCTTCCGGTCGACCTCTTTCCGAACATCCAAGTGCCGGTGGCCTTCGTCGGGGTCATCTATAAGGGCGCACCGCCGCTGGACATCGAACAGAGCGTCATTTACCCGATCGAAAAAGCCGTCAGCTCGGCCTCCAACGTCGAGCACGTCGAATCGTTCGCCAAACAGGGCATCGGCGCCGTGCAGGTCTGGTTCAACTGGGGCGCCGACATCAACGTGGGGCAGATGGAGGTGATGCAACGCATCACCCAGATCCTCAACAGTCTCCCGCCCGGCATCCTGCAACCCTTCATCGTCAAGTTCGATGTCTCGAACATCCCCGTCGCCTTCGTCACCGTGTCGGGCGGCAACCTCGATGAACGGGCGCTCTACGATGTGGCCTACAACACCATCGCGCCGCAGATCGAGCAGATTTCCAACGTCGCCGCCGCGACGGTCGAGGGCGGAAAAATCCGCCAAATCAACATCAATCTGGATCCGTCGCTCCTCGAGGCGCGGGGCCTCTCCATCCTCGATGTAGTGAAGGCCGTGAAGGCCTCCAACCTGATTCTGCCGTCGGGCGACATCAAGGCCGGCAACCTCGACTACAACGTCTTCACCAACACCCAGTTCAAGACGGTCGAACCCATTGCCGATGTCGTGGTCAAAATCGACCCACGCGGCAACCCCGTGCGGGTGCGGGACGTAGGCACCCTGGCCGATTCCTCCGACATTCAAACGAATGTCGTTCGCACGGACGGCAAACGGTCCGTCTACCTCCGGGTCAACAAACAGCCGATCGCCAACACCGTGGAAGTGGTCGATGCCCTCCGCAAGGCCATCCCGAACATGATCGGCATTCCGCCGGGCGTGCAATTGGGCATTTCTTTCGACCAATCGGTCTATATCCGGCAGTCGATCCGGAACCTCATCGAGCAAGCCTTCCACGGGTCGCTTCTCGCGGCAGCTGTCATCCTGGTGTTCTTGCGCAACGTGACCAGCACCCTGATCATTTCCGTGGCGATCCCGCTCTCGATCCTCGTGACCTTCATCGTGCTCTACTTCACCAATCAAACGCTCAACGTCTTTACCATGGGCGGCCTGGCCCTCGGCATCGGCCGGTTGGTGGACGACTCGATCGTCGAGTTGGAGAACATCCAGCGGCACCTGAACGTGGACCGCAACCGCTGGGACGCGATCGTCAACGCCGCCCGCGAGGTCGCCATGCCGATCTTCGCCTCGACGGTCACGACGGTGGTCGTCTTCCTGCCCATGTTCTTCGTCGTGGGCATCGCGCGGTTGCTGCTGATCCCGTTGACCCTGACCATCGCCATCGCGCTGTTCACCTCGTTTTTCGTCTCCCGCACCGTCACCCCGGCCCTCTGTTATCGTTTCCTGAAATCCGAAGAAGAGGCCCATCGCAACCTGCCGAGGTGGTTCGTGAAGATCATGCAATGGAGCGAGCGGCGTTACGCCGCCCTCGACGAAGGGTATGAACGCAGCCTCCGCTGGGTGCTCGGCCATCGACGCGCCCTCCTCGTCACGGTGGTGACCATCTTCGTGGGGACGCTCGGGCTGCTCCCGTTCATCGGCACCGAGTTTTTGCCCGTGTCCGACGAAAGCCAATTCCGCATTGTCTTGCGCGCTCCAGTGGGCCAGCGGGTGGAGAGAACCGTGGAGCAGGTCGCCGAAGTGGAACGGGTGCTGCGCGAACAGATTCCTCCGAACGAACTCGAAGCGATTGCCTCCAGCACCGGCGTCCTGGCGCAGGGACGATCGTCGCTGTTCAACCCTAACACGGGTCCGCACACCTCGGTCATCTCCGTCTATCTGGCCTCACCGGACAAACGCCGCCGCAGCCAAGTCGAGATCATGAACCAGGTCCGTCCGCTGGTGGTGAAGTTGTTTCCCGGCGTCGCCATGTTCTTCGACCCGGGCGGCCTGGTGAAACGCGTGACGAGTTTCGGCTCGCAAAAGGCCATCGACGTCGAAATCTACGGGTACGACTTCGAAAAGGCCCGCACCCTGATCCGCCAGGTACAGGACAGCATGCAGAAGATTCCAGGCATGGCCGACATCGAAGTCAGTCGGGAAGAGAACTATCCGGAAGTCAACGTGGTGGTGGACCGGGAAAAGGCCGCGTTGCTGGGCGTGAGTGAGACCGATGTCGCCAATGCCGTGCTGTACTCCCTCAACGGGAACGGCCAGACGGACCCGATCATTTTCACCGATCCTCAGAACGGCAACGAATACTACATCAGCGCCTGGCTGGCCGAAGAACATCGCAAGGATCTGGCGGACATCGAACGGGTCCTGCTGACGACGAAGACCGGCGAACCGGTGCTGCTCAAAAATCTCGCAGCCCTGAAGCTGAATGCCGGGCCGGTGAAGATCGAGCGCAAATACTTCCAACGGGTCGTGCACATCACCGCCAACCCCGTGGGCCGCGATCTCGGCACCATCGCTGAGGATCTCGAAGCAGCCTTCGCCGGCCTGCAGGTCCCGCCGGGCTTCAGCATACGCTTGGCAGGCCAAATCCAACAACAGCGGGAAACCTTTCAGGGACTCCTGTTCGCGAGCCTGCTGGCACTGGTCCTCGTGTATATGGTCATGGCCGCGCAATTCAAATCGCTGATCGACCCCTTCATCATCATGTTTTCAGTGCCGATGGGCGTTCCGGGCGTCATCATCATGCTCTACCTGACCAACACTACGATCTCGACTTCATCCATGATGGGCATCATCATGATGCTCGGCATCGTGGTCTCGAACGGCGTGCTCCTGGTGGATTACACCAATGTGTTGCGGCGTCGCGGGCAGCCCCTCGCCGCCGCCGTCCTCACCGCGTCGCGTACCAGGCTCCGTCCCATCCTGATGACCTCGCTCGCCACAGTGGTCGGATTGATTCCCATGGCCCTCGGCCTCGGGACAGGAAGCGAGACCAACGCGCCGCTAGCCCGCGCCGTCGTGGGCGGCCTGACGGTCTCGACGATCCTCACGCTGTTTTTGGTACCGACCGTCTACACCATGCTGGAGGAACGCTTTCCTCGACAAGCGGAAGAATTAGCCGAGGCAGACCCGTCCCCTGAAGGGTCCTGCGTGCAGCAGTGA
- a CDS encoding S-adenosylmethionine decarboxylase: MQNAEGATSDDISSSSARLADSPIHPDSVGPGKAWGICTSVDLHDCIPDRIRDAKQIEAYVVQLCELIQMKRYGACQIVHFGEGRVAGYSMVQLIETSLISGHFANDTNNAYLDIFSCKGYDPAVVEEFSKAFFGARRSSHRAMLRY; encoded by the coding sequence ATGCAGAACGCCGAAGGTGCCACCTCCGACGACATCTCATCATCTTCAGCCAGGCTTGCTGACTCACCCATCCACCCCGACTCCGTCGGGCCCGGCAAAGCCTGGGGTATTTGCACTTCCGTCGACCTCCACGATTGCATCCCCGACCGTATCCGCGATGCGAAGCAGATCGAAGCCTACGTCGTTCAGCTCTGTGAATTGATCCAGATGAAGCGTTACGGCGCCTGTCAGATCGTCCACTTCGGCGAAGGCCGCGTGGCGGGCTACAGCATGGTGCAGTTGATCGAAACCTCGCTGATCAGCGGGCACTTTGCGAACGATACCAACAACGCCTATCTCGATATCTTCAGTTGCAAGGGGTATGATCCCGCTGTGGTCGAAGAGTTTTCCAAAGCCTTTTTCGGCGCCCGCCGGTCCAGCCACCGGGCGATGTTGCGGTACTAG
- a CDS encoding SCP2 sterol-binding domain-containing protein, translating into MTQDSPKTVRAFFATLAGKLDPEAAEGLDAVYQFDLNGTDGGQYQLLIRDGACRVSEGVHPDPQVTLAMSGEDCLRVLNGQVSGAAVAMSGRLRITGDMGLALQLASLFPSLRP; encoded by the coding sequence ATGACACAGGACTCCCCCAAAACGGTGCGGGCCTTCTTTGCGACCCTTGCCGGAAAGTTGGATCCGGAGGCGGCGGAAGGATTGGATGCCGTGTACCAGTTCGATCTGAACGGTACCGACGGAGGCCAGTATCAACTGCTGATTCGGGATGGGGCCTGCCGCGTGTCGGAAGGTGTCCACCCGGATCCCCAGGTCACCCTCGCCATGTCGGGGGAGGACTGTTTGCGGGTCTTGAACGGTCAAGTGAGCGGAGCCGCCGTGGCCATGTCCGGGCGGCTCCGTATCACCGGCGATATGGGGTTGGCGTTGCAGCTGGCCTCGTTGTTTCCCAGCCTGAGGCCGTAG
- a CDS encoding efflux RND transporter periplasmic adaptor subunit encodes MSANPITRHPIVTLGVILFFAVAALVVFRLSSGAKTDPKKVRVLTVGTKIPLKQDLDIHLSYTADLIPNQLVNVFSRVDGYIAKIHVDKGDFVKANQLLVEIDHTDYIHAVNQAKANLASAKAKVVQQEAAVRNAALTFDRMQALIKDQFVSQQDLDNAQVNRDAAVAMQDSLRAQVQQMEVALAQADTNLAYSYIRAPFAGYIAERNLDPGSYVSGTTASTSTMSRGILSIHDVDTVRTLIEVVEKDVPLVKVGQRAEVRAEAYPHETFEGRVTRVVQALNRATRTMTVEVDLPNRDHRLKGGMFARVEVLVGTHAGAVQIPLDAVSRLEDFQYVYVVKEGKAHQVPVELGVRVENRVEVLKGLQGDEPVIVSGKDLVSEGTTVQAQPL; translated from the coding sequence GTGTCGGCTAATCCCATCACTCGGCATCCGATCGTCACATTGGGCGTCATTCTGTTTTTTGCCGTGGCGGCGTTGGTAGTGTTTCGACTCAGCAGCGGTGCCAAGACCGATCCGAAGAAAGTCCGCGTCCTCACGGTCGGAACGAAGATCCCTCTCAAGCAGGATCTCGATATTCACCTCTCCTACACGGCCGATCTGATCCCGAACCAACTCGTGAACGTCTTCTCGCGCGTGGACGGCTATATCGCCAAGATCCATGTGGACAAGGGCGACTTCGTGAAGGCCAATCAGTTGCTCGTCGAAATCGACCATACGGATTACATCCACGCGGTCAACCAGGCCAAGGCCAACCTGGCCTCGGCCAAGGCGAAGGTCGTCCAGCAAGAGGCGGCCGTGAGGAACGCCGCGCTCACGTTCGACCGCATGCAGGCCTTGATCAAAGACCAGTTCGTCTCGCAACAAGACCTCGACAATGCCCAAGTGAACCGCGACGCCGCCGTCGCCATGCAGGATTCCCTGCGGGCCCAAGTGCAGCAAATGGAGGTGGCGCTCGCCCAGGCCGACACCAATCTGGCCTATTCGTACATCCGCGCGCCCTTCGCTGGGTATATCGCGGAGCGTAATCTCGATCCCGGCTCCTATGTGAGCGGCACTACCGCCAGCACCTCCACCATGTCGCGCGGCATCTTGAGCATTCACGACGTGGACACGGTCCGCACCCTGATCGAGGTCGTGGAAAAAGACGTGCCGCTGGTGAAGGTGGGGCAACGGGCGGAGGTTCGCGCGGAAGCCTATCCCCATGAAACGTTCGAGGGCAGGGTCACTCGCGTGGTGCAAGCCTTGAATCGCGCCACCCGAACCATGACGGTGGAAGTCGACCTCCCCAACAGGGATCATCGACTGAAGGGCGGGATGTTCGCCCGGGTCGAAGTCCTGGTCGGTACCCACGCAGGGGCGGTGCAAATCCCGCTGGATGCCGTCAGCCGATTGGAAGACTTCCAGTATGTCTATGTCGTCAAGGAGGGCAAGGCTCACCAGGTTCCGGTGGAGTTGGGCGTCCGGGTCGAGAACCGCGTCGAAGTCCTGAAGGGGCTACAGGGCGATGAACCGGTGATCGTGTCCGGCAAAGACCTGGTCAGCGAAGGAACGACCGTCCAGGCTCAACCGCTCTAA
- a CDS encoding sulfopyruvate decarboxylase subunit alpha yields MAFSEAVVMIDSDVFVQALQDMGADFFTGVPDSILGGIIEELLTRKLYTPAVREDEAVAMAAGAYMAGKVPAVLMQNSGLGTSLNALISLNMIYQQPCILIVSWRGFQGKDAPEHLVMGETMLQLLDTVKIPYRVLSEATMVEDLRWIGQTFMKQRIPVALVIKKGVVRGLHP; encoded by the coding sequence ATGGCGTTCAGCGAGGCCGTGGTTATGATCGATAGCGACGTATTCGTCCAAGCGCTCCAGGACATGGGAGCCGATTTTTTTACAGGTGTGCCCGATTCCATTCTGGGCGGCATCATCGAAGAGCTTCTGACGAGAAAACTGTACACACCCGCCGTGCGGGAAGATGAAGCGGTGGCCATGGCGGCCGGCGCTTACATGGCTGGAAAAGTCCCGGCGGTGTTGATGCAAAACTCCGGGCTCGGCACCTCCCTCAATGCGCTCATTTCCCTGAACATGATCTATCAGCAGCCGTGCATCCTGATCGTCTCCTGGCGAGGTTTTCAGGGAAAAGATGCGCCGGAACATTTGGTCATGGGGGAAACCATGTTACAGCTGCTCGATACGGTGAAGATCCCCTACCGTGTGCTCTCGGAAGCCACGATGGTGGAGGATTTGCGCTGGATCGGCCAGACCTTTATGAAACAACGGATTCCCGTGGCCTTGGTCATCAAGAAAGGCGTCGTCAGGGGGTTGCATCCATGA